One region of Alosa sapidissima isolate fAloSap1 chromosome 1, fAloSap1.pri, whole genome shotgun sequence genomic DNA includes:
- the LOC121677401 gene encoding regulator of G-protein signaling 2-like, with translation MDLVQFEDDTTSVFYPGYGQMIQKSWKPRIHIHLQSLTKNTIQKNPKGPTAADVDLWTKSFECFLTDQNGQMAFKAFLKSEYCEEFKRIKTKQILASTAIDMYEQFIKTDSPKQINLDFHTRDCITQSLQHPTTSCFVVAQRKVYHLMESGNYPRFIQSDFYKDLRTTACTRTKKNRRRILH, from the exons ATGGACCTTGTGCAGTTTGAAGATGATACAACTTCAGTGTTTTATCCAGGCTATGGACAAATGAT ACAAAAATCATGGAAACCCCGAATTCATATCCACCTACAAAGTCtgacaaaaaatacaatacaaaagAACCCCAAAGG GCCAACTGCTGCTGATGTGGACCTCTGGACTAAATCTTTTGAGTGCTTTTTGACTGACCAGA ATGGACAAATGGCATTCAAAGCATTTCTGAAGTCAGAGTACTGTGAAGAATTTAAAcgcatcaaaacaaaacaaatactgGCTTCCACAGCTATTGACATGTATGAACAATTCATCAAAACGGACTCTCCAAAACAG ATTAATTTGGATTTTCACACAAGAGACTGCATCACACAGAGCCTCCAGCATCCTACCACCTCCTGTTTTGTTGTGGCACAGAGGAAAGTATATCACTTAATGGAGAGTGGCAATTACCCTCGTTTCATCCAGTCAGACTTTTACAAAGACCTACGCACCACAGCATGCACAAGAACCAAAAAGAATCGCAGGAGAATTCTGCATTGA
- the ro60 gene encoding 60 kDa SS-A/Ro ribonucleoprotein, protein MDSTECTTEGGQPGAVDDPLMGAMDLCRLRRFLCYGSEGPTYNTKEPSLGMESVLTLIQLLENGKGCDVVEEIRRFGQDGRAVRSNPALFALAVCSQHSDPKTKQAAFRALKDLCHLPSQLFAFIQFKKELKDGMKCGMWGRGLRKAVADWYNSQDPIVLAQAVTKCKHRAGWSHQDLLRLSHMKPANEAIALINKYITKGWKEVQVAYADKENSEDVVKVLTYLEAVEKTKHSNDEMEVIHLIEEHRLEREQILTNHLKSKEVWRAFLKDMPLAALLRHLGKMTADKVFAPGSADVAAVCERIQNDTALKKSKLHPFSILLATENYKRGHGNRSKLKWEPDAHIIQALDFAFFQCFKNVEATGKRFVVSVDVSASLSSTALGSSISAATAAAVMSMVITQTEKDAQVLVFSEGNVTPIHLSAEMSVMQVTAELVKIPDGSTDCALPILWASESERPVDVFLIFTNNETWFGKANPAEALKMYRQKMGLNSKLVVCGLTTTGLSVADPDDRGMLDICGFDSRAVDIIHNFVLDLI, encoded by the exons ATGGATTCTACGGAGTGCACTACTGAAGGAGGTCAGCCTGGGGCCGTCGATGACCCTCTCATGGGTGCTATGGACCTTTGCCGTCTTCGCCGGTTTCTGTGTTATGGGTCAGAAGGACCTACTTACAACACCAAGGAGCCATCACTCGGCATGGAAAGCGTGTTGACTTTGATCCAGCTCTTGGAGAATGGCAAAGGCTGCGATGTGGTGGAGGAAATCCGCAGGTTTGGACAGGACGGACGAGCCGTCCGCTCGAACCCTGCACTGTTCGCCTTGGCCGTCTGTTCACAGCATTCGGATCCAAAGACCAAGCAGGCGGCATTTCGGGCCTTGAAGGACCTATGTCACCTCCCAAGCCAGTTGTTTGCATTTATTCAATTTAAGAAGGAATTGAAGGACGGAATGAAGTGTGGTATGTGGGGTCGCGGCCTGCGCAAAGCTGTTGCTGATTGGTACAACAGCCAGGACCCCATAGTTCTTGCTCAGGCTGTGACCAAGTGCAAACACAgggcaggctggtcacaccaggaCCTTCTTAGACTTTCACATATGAAGCCAGCCAATGAAG CTATTGCGCTGATTAATAAGTACATAACGAAAGGGTGGAAAGAGGTTCAGGTTGCGTACGCTGACAAAGAAAACTCTGAGGATGTTGTCAAAGTCCTGACATACCTAGAGGCCGTGGAGAAGACCAAGCACTCGAATGACGAGATGGAGGTGATCCATCTGATTGAGGAGCACAGGCTGGAGAGGGAACAAATCCTCACAAATCATCTCAAGTCCAAAGAG GTATGGAGAGCTTTCTTAAAAGACATGCCACTGGCTGCATTGCTCCGACATTTGGGCAAGATGACTGCTGACAAGGTTTTTGCCCCAGGAAGTGCTGATGTTGCAGCTGTTTGTGAGAGGATTCAGAATGACACTGCTCTGAAAAAG TCAAAGTTGCATCCATTCAGCATCTTGCTGGCAACAGAGAACTACAAGAGGGGCCACGGCAACAGAAGTAAACTGAAATGGGAGCCAGATGCACACATCATCCAAGCTCTGGACTTTGCCTTTTTCCAGTGCTTTAAG aatgtggAGGCCACAGGTAAGAGGTTTGTGGTCAGTGTGGACGTGAGTGCTTCGCTGAGCAGCACTGCGCTGGGGAGCTCCATCAGTGCTGCCACGGCAGCTGCCGTCATGAGCATG GTCATTACGCAGACGGAGAAGGATGCTCAGGTGCTGGTGTTCTCTGAGGGAAATGTCACCCCAATCCACCTCTCTGCTGAGATGTCTGTTATGCAAGTTACAGCAGAACTGGTGAAG ATCCCTGATGGCAGCACAGACTGTGCCCTGCCCATCCTCTGGGCCTCAGAGAGTGAGAGGCCTGTGGACGTCTTCCTCATCTTTACCAACAATGAGACCTGGTTTGGAAAGGCCAACCCGGCAGAAGCACTCAAAATGTACAGACAG AAAATGGGCCTCAATTCAAAGTTAGTTGTGTGTGGACTGACGACCACGGGTCTCTCGGTGGCTGACCCTGACGACCGAGGCATGCTGGACATCTGTGGCTTTGACTCCAGAGCTGTGGACATCATCCATAACTTTGTTCTGGATCTCATATGA
- the LOC121704848 gene encoding beta-1,3-galactosyltransferase 2-like yields the protein MQWRRRHCCTHIAVLLSLLSFVGLLLILGHQDWRPGRSSRRESQSAAAARGPGQPRAEATHGQGRNHSLLPRVSVAWRDSLAPPANANPKPVVDLSSFPGEEGGVVGLENSLGANSSLSEEMKAAGSTLLLEPYEYIINEPNKCRDSTPFLVLLVATEPEQREARDAIRQTWGNESVADGLGMVRLFLLGTRNASSRAEGEELHRSLRAESQVYHDIIQQEYLDTYYNLTVKTLMGMHWVATYCPGANYVMKTDSDMFVNTEYLIQKLLRPGTQPRRRYFTGYLMRGYAPNRNKNSKWYMPPELYPSERYPTFCSGTGYVFSGDMAAKIYRASLSIRRLHLEDVYVGICLAKLRIDPTPPPNEFLFNHWRVSYSSCKYSHLITSHQFHPNELLKFWHHLQSNKHNACINTPKDKDRAGRFRQRKLHWGQVLG from the coding sequence ATGCAGTGGAGACGACggcactgctgcacacacatcgCCGTactcctctccctgctctccTTCGTAGGCTTGCTCCTCATCCTGGGCCACCAGGACTGGCGGCCCGGACGCTCCAGCAGGAGGGAGAGCCAGAGCGCTGCAGCTGCCCGCGGGCCAGGGCAGCCCAGAGCAGAGGCCACCCACGGTCAGGGCCGCAACCACAGCCTCCTGCCCCGCGTCAGTGTGGCGTGGAGGGATTCCCTAGCTCCGCCGGCCAATGCAAACCCCAAGCCTGTGGTGGACCTCAGCTCCTTCCCTGgggaggagggtggggtggtCGGCCTGGAGAACTCGCTGGGTGCCAACAGCAGCCTCAGCGAGGAGATGAAGGCGGCTGGGTCCACGCTGCTCCTCGAGCCCTACGAGTACATCATAAACGAGCCCAACAAATGCCGGGACAGCACACCCTTCCTGGTGCTGCTAGTCGCCACCGAGCCCGAGCAGAGGGAAGCCCGGGATGCCATCCGGCAAACGTGGGGGAATGAGAGTGTGGCCGACGGCCTGGGGATGGTGCGGCTTTTCTTGCTGGGAACAAGGAATGCCAGCAGCAGGGCAGAAGGTGAGGAGCTTCACCGCTCTTTAAGAGCTGAGAGCCAGGTGTACCACGACATCATCCAGCAGGAGTACCTGGACACCTACTACAATCTGACAGTTAAGACTCTGATGGGAATGCACTGGGTGGCCACCTACTGCCCTGGCGCCAACTACGTTATGAAGACAGACAGTGACATGTTTGTCAACACAGAGTACCTCATCCAGAAGCTACTCCGGCCTGGCACGCAGCCGAGGAGGAGGTACTTCACTGGGTACCTCATGCGAGGGTATGCGCCAAACCGCAACAAAAACAGCAAGTGGTACATGCCACCAGAGCTCTACCCAAGTGAGCGCTACCCGACTTTCTGCTCCGGAACAGGGTACGTGTTCTCAGGAGACATGGCGGCCAAGATCTACAGGGCCTCGTTGAGCATACGGAGGCTTCACTTAGAGGACGTCTACGTGGGTATCTGTTTGGCCAAGCTGCGGATTGATCCGACGCCTCCACCAAACGAGTTTCTGTTTAACCACTGGCGCGTCTCCTACAGCAGCTGCAAGTACAGCCACTTAATCACCTCCCACCAGTTTCACCCCAACGAACTTCTCAAGTTCTGGCACCACCTGCAGAGCAACAAGCACAACGCCTGCATAAACACACCCAAAGACAAAGACAGGGCCGGTAGGTTTCGCCAAAGAAAGCTGCACTGGGGCCAAGTTCTTGGGTGA